From a single Collibacillus ludicampi genomic region:
- the speB gene encoding agmatinase: MYQPKDASKSPRFCGVRTFMRLEHIQTTQDVDFVVIGVPFDTGATNRTGQRGGPQHIRNASILLRPYNPDQDIQIFQFCSGIDYGDIDVVPGNIHKTYENIERELTKILEGNITPVILGGDHSISLGNLRAFAKKFGPVSLIHFDSHSDTWDHYYGEKYMHGTPFRRAVEEGLLDVDHSIQIGMRGPLYGPEDIREARDLGFEVIPMSEVRKIGYAEVLRRIHLRVADRPAFVSFDIDFVDPAYAPGTGTPEVCGPTSYEAIELVRGLHGLNLVGFDLVEVLPNYDHGEITGGLAAAIAYEMITLIAMKKRDDQNQAILTNHVKA, from the coding sequence ATGTATCAACCAAAAGATGCTTCAAAATCTCCACGTTTCTGCGGTGTACGAACATTTATGCGGTTAGAACACATTCAGACAACACAAGATGTAGACTTTGTCGTCATCGGTGTCCCTTTTGATACGGGTGCGACCAACCGTACGGGTCAACGCGGAGGTCCGCAACATATTCGCAATGCTTCCATCCTTCTGCGTCCGTATAACCCTGACCAAGATATTCAGATTTTTCAGTTTTGCTCAGGGATTGATTATGGAGATATCGATGTGGTTCCAGGAAACATTCATAAGACATACGAAAACATCGAGAGGGAACTCACCAAGATTCTAGAGGGAAATATTACTCCTGTCATTCTGGGAGGGGATCATTCGATTTCATTAGGCAATTTACGGGCTTTTGCCAAAAAATTTGGTCCTGTTTCCCTAATCCATTTTGATTCGCACAGTGATACGTGGGACCACTATTACGGTGAAAAGTATATGCATGGAACTCCGTTCCGCCGGGCGGTAGAAGAAGGATTGCTAGACGTGGATCATTCCATTCAAATCGGTATGCGCGGCCCTCTGTACGGCCCTGAGGATATAAGGGAAGCGAGAGATCTTGGATTCGAAGTAATTCCGATGTCAGAAGTAAGGAAGATCGGTTACGCGGAGGTCTTGCGGCGTATTCATCTGCGTGTTGCCGATCGTCCTGCCTTCGTTTCATTTGACATCGATTTTGTCGATCCGGCTTATGCTCCCGGTACAGGAACACCCGAAGTGTGCGGGCCGACAAGCTATGAAGCGATCGAACTGGTTCGGGGACTACATGGACTCAATCTCGTGGGATTTGATTTGGTTGAAGTACTGCCGAATTATGACCATGGAGAAATAACCGGCGGACTCGCGGCGGCAATCGCATATGAAATGATCACTTTAATCGCGATGAAGAAACGAGATGATCAGAATCAAGCGATATTGACGAACCATGTGAAAGCGTAA
- a CDS encoding alpha/beta-type small acid-soluble spore protein, producing the protein MALGQKRNTPVVREASRALDQLKYEVAQELGIQPPEDGYWGTMTTRDTGAIGGNITRKLVALAEQQLSGQSR; encoded by the coding sequence ATGGCACTTGGTCAAAAGCGTAACACTCCTGTAGTACGTGAGGCATCTCGCGCGTTAGATCAACTGAAGTATGAAGTCGCTCAAGAATTGGGGATTCAGCCACCGGAAGACGGTTATTGGGGTACCATGACAACCCGTGATACCGGGGCAATCGGGGGTAACATTACTCGTAAACTGGTAGCACTGGCTGAACAACAACTCTCTGGTCAAAGCCGTTAA
- a CDS encoding sigma-54 interaction domain-containing protein, translating into MTVHPEKEWNEAEAILHSLQDDIMVTNVDGVILRTSETTGKIYGVETDELIGKSVYELEKEGLFTPIVTPMVLKEKKKVTCIQTTKRGKKLIVTGIPVFNPQGELVRIVSYSHDITELMNLKEYLRAMEEDMERVKSELIMLRDKHAFADGIIANSASMKKVLDVSTRVAEVDVNVLLLGESGVGKSHLAKFIHNRSPRCKGPFIEVNCGAIPDSLFEAEFFGYEAGAFTGASRHGKIGLAELAEGGTLFLDEIGELSILNQVKLLKFIQEKRFYRVGGTKIREVDFRLIAATNQDLTTAIKEKKFREDLYFRLNVVPITVPPLRERPEDILPLIEYFLKYFSEKYNRTKTLDGAVIQKLVYYTWTGNVRELMNVIEQLVVMSSSSLITVENLPSHIRAPYDSLSFGEEDHRTLPEILANVERQVLTRARKRYKTTFEIAKALGISQPSVVRKMKKHKIK; encoded by the coding sequence ATGACTGTACATCCAGAAAAGGAATGGAATGAAGCAGAAGCGATTCTCCATTCTTTACAAGATGACATAATGGTGACGAACGTGGACGGGGTTATATTAAGAACAAGTGAAACGACCGGGAAGATTTACGGGGTCGAAACGGACGAACTTATCGGAAAATCGGTCTATGAACTGGAAAAAGAAGGACTCTTCACTCCCATTGTTACGCCCATGGTATTAAAAGAAAAAAAGAAAGTGACATGTATCCAGACGACGAAAAGAGGAAAAAAGCTGATTGTTACCGGCATTCCGGTCTTCAATCCTCAGGGAGAATTGGTTCGGATTGTGAGCTATTCTCACGATATAACAGAACTGATGAATTTGAAGGAATATTTGCGCGCAATGGAGGAAGATATGGAACGAGTGAAGAGTGAGTTAATTATGCTTCGGGATAAACATGCATTTGCAGACGGAATCATCGCTAACAGTGCTTCGATGAAGAAAGTGCTTGATGTCTCGACTCGGGTTGCGGAAGTGGATGTCAATGTCCTCTTATTAGGAGAGTCGGGCGTTGGAAAATCACATCTGGCCAAGTTCATCCATAATAGAAGTCCTCGGTGTAAGGGACCCTTTATTGAGGTGAACTGTGGAGCCATTCCTGATTCCTTATTTGAGGCAGAATTTTTCGGATATGAAGCAGGCGCCTTTACTGGAGCCAGTCGGCACGGAAAAATCGGACTGGCTGAGCTGGCAGAGGGAGGGACTTTATTTTTGGACGAAATCGGTGAATTATCCATCTTAAACCAGGTAAAACTATTAAAATTTATTCAAGAGAAGCGGTTTTATCGTGTAGGGGGAACCAAAATACGCGAAGTGGATTTTCGGTTAATCGCTGCCACCAATCAGGATCTTACTACAGCCATCAAGGAGAAAAAATTCAGGGAGGATCTCTATTTTCGTTTGAATGTGGTACCCATCACCGTTCCTCCACTACGCGAACGGCCGGAAGATATCTTACCGCTGATCGAATACTTTTTAAAGTATTTCTCAGAGAAATACAACCGTACGAAAACTCTCGACGGTGCAGTGATACAAAAGCTCGTGTACTATACATGGACGGGGAACGTACGTGAATTGATGAACGTGATAGAACAACTCGTAGTGATGTCTTCATCATCTCTCATTACCGTCGAAAATCTCCCGAGTCATATAAGAGCTCCCTATGATTCACTTTCCTTTGGGGAAGAAGATCATCGAACGTTGCCTGAGATTTTGGCGAATGTGGAAAGACAGGTGCTAACAAGAGCGAGAAAACGTTATAAAACTACGTTTGAAATCGCCAAAGCCCTAGGGATTAGCCAGCCATCTGTGGTCAGAAAAATGAAAAAACATAAAATAAAATGA
- a CDS encoding ABC transporter ATP-binding protein, with protein sequence MIEVNRVSKRYGRKRVLDEVSFTAEKGQITCLVGINGVGKSTLMKAIMGLTPVNSGQILIDGQPVDQRMYEKVVFIPDTLTMPSQMRIGEAMQFMQDFYSNWNGKRAQELLSFFKLRERDRIGDLSKGNAAKANLLLGLSINADYLLMDEPFSGIDVFSREQIANVFTSHLIEDRGVIITTHEIHDIEHLIDKVVMLDHGRVLKEFNIEDVRLNEGKSVLDVMREVYQN encoded by the coding sequence ATGATCGAAGTGAATCGGGTCAGTAAGAGATACGGAAGAAAAAGAGTGCTGGACGAAGTCTCGTTCACTGCAGAGAAAGGCCAAATCACTTGCTTGGTCGGCATTAATGGGGTGGGCAAGTCCACTCTCATGAAAGCGATCATGGGACTCACTCCGGTGAATAGCGGTCAAATTCTGATCGACGGTCAGCCGGTCGATCAGCGGATGTACGAGAAAGTCGTCTTCATTCCGGATACCCTGACGATGCCTTCCCAAATGAGAATTGGGGAAGCGATGCAATTCATGCAGGATTTCTATTCGAATTGGAACGGGAAGCGTGCGCAGGAGTTATTATCCTTTTTCAAGCTAAGAGAAAGGGATCGGATCGGAGATTTATCCAAAGGGAATGCAGCAAAAGCCAATTTACTGCTCGGTTTGTCTATTAATGCGGATTATTTACTCATGGACGAACCTTTTTCTGGGATCGATGTTTTCAGCAGAGAGCAAATCGCCAATGTGTTTACTAGTCATTTGATTGAGGATCGTGGTGTCATCATTACCACGCACGAGATTCATGATATCGAACATTTGATCGATAAGGTCGTCATGCTCGACCACGGTCGGGTACTAAAGGAATTTAACATTGAGGACGTGCGTTTGAATGAAGGTAAGTCTGTCTTAGATGTTATGAGAGAGGTGTATCAGAATTGA
- a CDS encoding GntR family transcriptional regulator, producing MNVSFNNREPVYLQVVRYFKEEIASGKLAAGQEIPSRRELAGLLKINPNTVQRAYKEMEEQKLITTEGNSPSRITEDERILKSVREELIREAVDAFVESVKKIEVPLDELLHLVKEKYELERAKE from the coding sequence ATGAACGTTTCGTTTAACAACCGCGAGCCGGTATATCTGCAGGTTGTCCGGTATTTTAAAGAAGAGATCGCATCAGGCAAATTGGCAGCAGGCCAAGAGATTCCATCCCGCAGGGAATTGGCAGGCCTTCTCAAGATTAATCCCAATACGGTACAACGGGCTTACAAGGAAATGGAGGAGCAGAAGTTGATTACGACGGAAGGGAATTCCCCCAGTCGGATTACGGAAGATGAACGGATTCTGAAATCGGTACGGGAGGAACTTATTCGGGAAGCAGTTGACGCATTTGTAGAATCTGTCAAGAAAATTGAGGTGCCCTTAGATGAACTGCTTCACCTTGTGAAAGAAAAATATGAATTGGAACGTGCCAAAGAGTAG
- a CDS encoding Cof-type HAD-IIB family hydrolase, translated as MAKGLIAIDLDGTALDSQQKISDRTKRALRDARASGYEVVIATGRPPRSSITYHRELGLDGPIVTFNGAFVHHENKPDFHYHVPLDRLKTLELLEECRRFRVHNIMMEIKDKFYVWKRDEITDFLSYGDTPAAIGSIEEQLSDHPTVLLVRTPLEYVHPFMQQVGQRFGKDVELRYWGDYFQVIEVKRSGISKVTGLSHIAQIMGITREQVIAFGDSANDLEMIEWAGLGVAMGNAPDELKKRADDVTETNEQDGVAAFLEKLIL; from the coding sequence ATGGCAAAAGGGCTCATCGCTATTGATCTCGACGGGACGGCTTTGGATTCGCAACAGAAGATTTCCGACCGTACCAAGCGGGCGCTGCGGGATGCGCGCGCTTCCGGGTATGAAGTCGTCATTGCGACGGGAAGGCCCCCGCGATCGAGTATTACATATCATCGGGAACTCGGCTTGGACGGACCGATCGTCACGTTTAACGGAGCGTTTGTTCATCATGAAAATAAGCCTGATTTTCACTATCATGTACCTCTTGACCGATTGAAGACACTCGAGCTTCTGGAAGAGTGCCGTCGATTTCGGGTACATAATATTATGATGGAAATCAAGGATAAATTTTATGTATGGAAGAGGGATGAAATCACTGATTTTCTTTCATATGGGGATACCCCTGCCGCAATAGGTTCCATTGAAGAGCAATTGTCGGATCATCCGACCGTTTTGTTGGTTCGAACGCCCCTTGAGTACGTTCACCCCTTTATGCAGCAGGTAGGACAGCGTTTTGGTAAGGATGTGGAATTGCGTTATTGGGGCGACTATTTTCAAGTGATCGAGGTGAAACGGTCCGGCATATCGAAAGTTACCGGTTTGTCACATATCGCCCAAATCATGGGAATTACGCGAGAGCAGGTGATCGCTTTCGGCGACTCGGCAAATGATCTGGAAATGATCGAATGGGCGGGACTTGGAGTCGCAATGGGGAATGCACCGGATGAATTGAAAAAAAGGGCGGATGATGTAACGGAGACGAATGAACAGGATGGTGTCGCAGCTTTTCTGGAAAAGTTGATCTTGTAA
- a CDS encoding metallophosphoesterase, producing MFYFLIVSGAIALLLLYSYRNTFRPILREVDIHIRGKDGKIDDLRVLQLSDLHMERISITPDRLKELILPTHPDLVVLTGDYLDRYHNIKKLIKYLQKIQEVKPRFGVYCVFGNHDHYLGERIDDLQAAIESTACKVLRNESITIDIDGTPLNLIGIDDYCLGKSDIPRSFENVPKKGINLVLAHDPNTILDLEEHHEVDYMLSGHLHGGQFNIPFAFKLCPMGELPKYKIIKGLHRVNGRTIYISEGLGQSGLNVRLNSRPEITVHRLRVSA from the coding sequence ATGTTTTATTTCTTGATCGTGTCGGGAGCGATCGCGTTGCTTTTACTCTATAGTTACAGAAACACGTTTCGCCCGATTCTTCGTGAAGTGGATATTCATATCCGTGGTAAGGATGGGAAAATCGATGATCTCCGTGTTTTGCAACTTTCAGATTTGCACATGGAACGGATTTCGATTACACCTGACCGCCTCAAAGAATTGATCCTTCCTACGCACCCTGATCTCGTTGTATTAACAGGTGATTATCTCGATCGTTACCATAATATTAAAAAGCTTATAAAATATTTACAAAAGATTCAAGAAGTGAAACCTCGCTTCGGCGTTTACTGTGTATTCGGCAACCATGATCACTATTTGGGAGAGCGGATTGATGACTTGCAAGCAGCTATTGAATCGACCGCTTGCAAAGTACTCAGAAACGAATCGATAACCATTGATATAGACGGTACACCGTTGAACCTTATCGGAATCGATGATTACTGCCTCGGCAAGAGCGATATCCCCCGTTCATTCGAAAATGTACCAAAAAAAGGCATCAATCTCGTGCTCGCACATGATCCGAACACAATCTTAGATCTTGAAGAGCATCATGAAGTCGATTATATGCTTTCCGGTCACCTGCACGGCGGCCAATTCAATATTCCATTCGCTTTTAAACTGTGCCCGATGGGAGAACTTCCGAAATACAAGATCATCAAAGGACTCCATCGAGTCAATGGACGGACGATCTATATCTCAGAGGGATTGGGGCAGTCTGGACTGAATGTGCGGCTGAATTCCCGCCCCGAGATCACTGTACATCGCCTGCGCGTGAGTGCGTAG
- the fabI gene encoding enoyl-ACP reductase FabI, producing MQKVLSGKNILIMGVANERSIAWGIAKALHGAGARLAFTYQGEKIERRIKELVKDIPNAITIPCDVTKDEEIEQAFSTLEKEFGTLHGLVHSLAFANKEDLSGKFVDTSRDGYALAQDISAYSLVAVARKARPLMKEGGSILTMTYLGGERVVPGYNMMGVAKASLDACVKYLANDLGPENIRVNAISAGPIMTLAARGIRDFTNMLHIVEEKAPLRRGVTPEEVGNTALFLISDLSSGITGEIIHVDAGYNILGL from the coding sequence ATGCAAAAAGTATTGAGCGGCAAAAATATCTTGATTATGGGTGTGGCGAACGAGAGAAGCATCGCCTGGGGCATTGCCAAAGCCCTTCACGGTGCTGGAGCGCGTCTCGCGTTTACATATCAAGGTGAGAAAATCGAACGGCGTATCAAAGAACTGGTGAAAGATATCCCGAACGCGATCACCATACCTTGCGATGTAACCAAAGATGAAGAAATCGAACAAGCGTTTTCGACATTGGAAAAAGAATTTGGCACGCTGCACGGTTTGGTGCATTCCCTCGCTTTTGCCAATAAAGAAGATCTGTCGGGAAAATTCGTCGATACTTCCCGTGACGGGTATGCGTTGGCACAAGACATCTCTGCATATTCCCTCGTCGCGGTTGCACGCAAGGCTCGCCCGTTGATGAAAGAAGGCGGGTCCATTCTTACGATGACATATCTCGGGGGCGAGAGAGTCGTTCCCGGTTATAACATGATGGGAGTCGCCAAGGCTTCTCTAGATGCATGCGTAAAATACCTTGCCAATGATCTGGGACCCGAAAACATTCGCGTGAACGCCATTTCTGCGGGACCGATTATGACCTTGGCAGCGCGGGGGATTCGCGATTTCACCAATATGTTGCACATCGTTGAAGAAAAAGCTCCGTTGCGACGGGGTGTGACACCTGAGGAAGTGGGCAACACCGCACTGTTTCTCATTTCCGATCTTTCCTCTGGAATCACAGGAGAGATCATTCATGTAGACGCCGGTTACAACATTCTTGGATTGTAA
- a CDS encoding RsfA family transcriptional regulator has translation METIERWTTRSDAWTAEDDNKLAEIVLRHIREGSTQLNAFVEAASLLGRTPAACGYRWNGVVRRYYENEIKQAKQEKKQRIQMNSHVPRRRVWPQELEDSSLDGIIRALKQHERTYHNLVEQNRELENKVQELEQTIHHLNEQIEKYRSSSNSSFLAEAEQLNEDSKTLLAIMKRARHLLNLEELDDEKSRYRSEKNGNLERVNE, from the coding sequence ATGGAAACGATTGAACGTTGGACAACACGCTCAGATGCATGGACAGCCGAAGATGATAACAAACTGGCTGAAATTGTGCTTCGACATATTCGAGAGGGCAGTACACAACTCAATGCCTTCGTGGAAGCGGCTAGTCTGTTGGGCCGAACACCTGCCGCCTGCGGGTATCGGTGGAACGGTGTGGTGCGAAGATATTACGAAAATGAAATCAAACAGGCGAAACAAGAAAAGAAACAACGCATTCAAATGAACAGCCACGTACCGCGCCGACGCGTGTGGCCGCAAGAGCTGGAAGATTCTTCGTTGGACGGTATTATCCGCGCTTTGAAACAACATGAACGTACTTACCACAATCTAGTGGAGCAAAATCGCGAACTTGAAAATAAAGTGCAAGAACTCGAACAGACGATCCACCATCTCAACGAACAAATCGAAAAATACCGTTCATCATCCAATTCTTCCTTTCTTGCGGAAGCGGAACAACTCAACGAAGATTCAAAAACGTTGTTGGCGATCATGAAAAGGGCCCGCCATCTATTAAATCTTGAAGAACTTGACGATGAAAAAAGTCGATATCGCTCCGAAAAAAACGGAAACTTGGAACGAGTGAATGAATAG
- a CDS encoding aspartate aminotransferase family protein yields MDNWEHLMKRMPELLAPSMAKDHPNLPVVKAEGCYYYGVDGRKYLDFTSGIAVTNTGHRHPKVVEAIKQATDQLLHGPSGVVMYDSILRLAEELVTIMPKGLDCFFFANSGTEAVEGAIKLAKHVTRRPYVLSFTGCFHGRSMGALSVSTSKSKYRRFLQPGGLTYQIPYANPRECPPGQSPEQYCAQKLEKDLTALFNHQVTPEEVACMILEPVQGEGGYIVPPREWLKKVREICDRYDILLIFDEVQTGFGRTGDWFAAQTFGVTPDIMAIAKGIASGLPLSATVSSKELMKRWPLGSHGTTFGGNPLACSAALATIQVIKEERLIENARNMGRYARNQLEDIKRKHPTIGDVRSIGLMIGIEIVDPYTGEPNGKGLLNILNKCLEKGVLFYLCGNRGEVIRMIPPLTVSKEQIDEGLHILDEALKEYEAEVGITGTTRITC; encoded by the coding sequence GTGGATAACTGGGAGCACTTAATGAAGCGCATGCCAGAGCTTCTGGCGCCGAGTATGGCGAAAGATCATCCGAACCTTCCGGTCGTGAAAGCGGAAGGTTGCTATTATTACGGGGTGGATGGACGGAAGTATCTGGATTTTACCTCCGGAATCGCTGTGACGAATACAGGTCATCGTCATCCAAAGGTAGTCGAAGCCATCAAACAAGCGACCGACCAGTTGCTGCACGGTCCATCCGGAGTCGTTATGTATGATTCCATTCTTCGATTGGCGGAGGAACTGGTCACTATCATGCCCAAGGGGTTAGACTGTTTCTTTTTCGCAAATAGCGGTACAGAAGCTGTGGAAGGGGCGATCAAATTAGCCAAGCATGTGACGAGAAGACCCTATGTCCTATCATTTACCGGTTGTTTTCACGGTCGGTCGATGGGAGCGCTGAGCGTGAGTACCTCCAAGAGCAAATACAGGAGATTTCTGCAGCCGGGAGGTTTAACGTATCAAATTCCCTATGCCAATCCAAGAGAATGTCCCCCGGGGCAGAGTCCTGAACAATATTGTGCACAGAAGTTAGAAAAAGATCTAACAGCTCTGTTCAATCATCAGGTGACTCCGGAAGAAGTGGCTTGCATGATCCTTGAACCTGTTCAGGGAGAAGGGGGATATATCGTTCCGCCAAGGGAATGGTTGAAGAAAGTGAGAGAGATTTGTGATCGGTATGATATTTTACTGATCTTTGATGAGGTACAAACGGGCTTCGGGAGAACTGGAGACTGGTTTGCCGCACAAACATTCGGCGTTACTCCGGATATTATGGCGATCGCCAAGGGAATCGCATCAGGACTGCCACTCAGTGCCACAGTCTCTTCAAAAGAATTGATGAAACGCTGGCCGCTTGGCAGCCACGGTACGACTTTTGGAGGAAATCCGCTGGCGTGTTCAGCCGCTTTGGCAACGATTCAGGTAATAAAAGAAGAGCGACTGATCGAAAATGCAAGAAACATGGGACGATATGCCCGCAATCAATTGGAGGATATCAAGAGAAAACATCCTACCATCGGTGATGTTCGCTCAATAGGACTGATGATTGGAATTGAAATTGTTGATCCTTACACCGGAGAACCGAACGGAAAAGGGTTGTTAAACATTTTAAATAAATGTTTGGAGAAGGGGGTTCTCTTCTATTTGTGTGGCAATCGTGGAGAAGTCATACGTATGATTCCACCATTAACCGTGAGCAAAGAACAAATCGACGAGGGGCTTCACATCCTCGACGAGGCTCTCAAAGAGTACGAAGCGGAAGTCGGTATTACAGGTACTACTCGTATTACCTGCTGA
- a CDS encoding DUF402 domain-containing protein gives MHDFVTVVSVKHDGSAHRLWKKGPVVCKKPLVVRVDSGEHVVEADGREWSSPFPVFLWFHPDAWFNVIILCKKDGTGYYCNIASPPIFYEKENRYEFVDYDLDVIVEMDGSYQVVDREEYNEHVKKFAYPPDVRSKVNEGLTELLSLLEQNREPFTRAYRETLFTLGKSRI, from the coding sequence GTGCATGATTTCGTAACAGTGGTATCTGTAAAGCATGACGGGTCTGCACATCGACTGTGGAAAAAAGGACCGGTGGTTTGCAAGAAGCCGCTGGTTGTTCGTGTAGACTCGGGTGAACATGTAGTGGAAGCGGACGGACGAGAATGGTCAAGTCCTTTTCCCGTCTTTCTTTGGTTTCATCCCGACGCATGGTTTAATGTGATTATTTTATGTAAAAAAGACGGAACGGGTTATTACTGCAATATCGCATCACCGCCAATCTTTTATGAGAAGGAAAACCGTTATGAATTTGTGGATTATGATCTCGATGTAATTGTAGAAATGGACGGTTCGTATCAAGTGGTGGATCGCGAAGAGTACAATGAACATGTGAAGAAATTCGCGTATCCACCGGACGTGCGAAGCAAAGTGAATGAGGGGTTAACGGAACTGCTTTCATTGTTGGAGCAGAATCGGGAGCCGTTCACTCGCGCATATCGAGAAACCCTTTTCACTCTGGGGAAATCTAGAATATAG
- a CDS encoding ferritin-like domain-containing protein: MYPYFGYAYPYRTPDVTSWKKYIKNNERFLSLLNESIRDERMAQQFYGELFQFAITPFERSMIQHAFVDERKHEQMLLQVYRNLEGRDPELPHVRAPEVREFTEGVKKAFLDELEAQETYREMMLLVSGEAYALRDYLFEIWSDEVEHAQRFTYIRAERT; this comes from the coding sequence ATGTATCCCTATTTCGGTTATGCGTATCCATACAGAACTCCAGACGTCACGTCTTGGAAAAAATACATTAAAAATAATGAACGGTTTCTATCTTTATTGAACGAATCCATACGTGATGAGCGAATGGCTCAACAATTTTATGGTGAGTTGTTTCAGTTTGCCATCACGCCTTTCGAACGCTCGATGATTCAACACGCATTTGTCGATGAACGGAAACATGAACAAATGTTGTTACAAGTGTATCGCAATTTGGAAGGAAGAGATCCAGAATTGCCCCATGTTCGTGCACCTGAGGTGCGCGAGTTTACGGAAGGTGTGAAAAAGGCATTCCTTGATGAATTAGAAGCCCAAGAAACCTACAGAGAGATGATGCTCCTGGTTTCTGGGGAAGCATATGCATTGCGCGATTATTTGTTTGAGATTTGGAGTGACGAAGTGGAACATGCCCAGCGTTTTACCTATATACGTGCGGAACGGACATAA
- the fabL gene encoding enoyl-[acyl-carrier-protein] reductase FabL: MQGKVALVTGGSRGIGRAISLKLASMGADLAINFFRNRKPAEETKEMVESMGVRCHLIKANVGDITKHEGMFSEIREVFGGLDILISNAASGVLAPAMELEEKHWDWTMDINAKALLFLAKHAVPLMEARGGGKIISLTSQGSVRVIKNYTMVGTSKAALESLTRYLAVELSPKNIIVNAVCGGAVDTDALTHFPNREELLANALAHSPAGRLVTPEDLAHAVGFLCTEEANMIRGHTLVVDGGESLPLA; the protein is encoded by the coding sequence TTGCAAGGAAAAGTCGCTCTCGTCACCGGCGGATCTCGGGGCATCGGCCGTGCGATTTCCCTCAAACTGGCCAGTATGGGAGCGGATCTCGCGATCAACTTTTTCCGCAATCGCAAACCTGCGGAAGAAACAAAAGAGATGGTAGAATCTATGGGTGTCCGCTGCCATTTGATCAAAGCCAATGTCGGCGACATCACAAAACATGAGGGAATGTTTTCGGAGATTCGCGAAGTGTTCGGCGGGTTGGATATCCTGATTTCCAACGCGGCGTCAGGCGTGCTGGCCCCAGCGATGGAATTGGAAGAAAAGCATTGGGACTGGACGATGGATATCAACGCCAAAGCGTTACTCTTTTTGGCCAAGCATGCGGTTCCTTTAATGGAAGCGAGAGGTGGGGGAAAAATCATTTCTCTTACCAGTCAAGGTTCCGTAAGGGTCATCAAGAATTACACGATGGTCGGGACATCAAAAGCGGCTCTCGAATCCTTGACGCGCTATTTGGCAGTTGAACTTTCACCCAAAAATATCATCGTCAATGCGGTATGTGGCGGTGCTGTCGATACGGATGCACTCACCCATTTTCCCAATCGCGAAGAACTTCTCGCCAATGCGTTGGCACATTCCCCGGCAGGCCGTTTGGTCACCCCGGAAGATCTGGCACACGCCGTGGGATTTTTATGCACGGAAGAAGCGAACATGATTCGCGGCCATACATTGGTTGTCGATGGGGGAGAATCATTGCCGCTCGCATAA